The DNA region GAGCCCTCCCTAGTCATCCTGGTCACATGGAGTCAAGccagccatcctgctggcccagACTCCTCCACTTGTCACTTCCAGCCACACTGTGGTtcctgagtgtgagtgtgaaAACCAAATGACATGCAGGGATCTCAGGACCTAGGCAgcttccaccactgcccaggcccCCATAGGCAGAGTGCAGAGGGTCTCAAGTTTCTTAGGAACCCGCCTGCTTTACTGTCTGGGTCCCTTTGCTCCGCCCATTTCATTACACATACAGAGCTGGGACCACCTTTTGCCATATTCAGTTTGGCTTCTTCATGTCCCTGGAAGGCTCAGAGGCCTCCCCACCAGTTCTTGTTCTCGTTGATTAGTATAAACAGCTCCCAAGCAAATCACTGacctcctttcttcccatcaGTCCCTTCGATGCCAAGAATCCATTCCTGGCTGCTGTCACCACCAACCGGAAGCTGAACCAAGGCACTGAGCGGCATTTAATGCACCTGGAACTGGACATCTCAGACTCCAAGATCAGGTACCTGCCGCCCCTCATCTCCCCTTCAGCAAGCCTGGCCCCGAGTCATCTGCTTGCTTCCTCCTGACCCTTGCACTGCTGTCTAGGTATGAATCTGGAGATCATGTGGCTGTGTACCCAGCCAATGACTCGACCCTGGTCAACCAGATTGGGGAGATCCTGGGGGCTGACCTGGATGTCGTCATGTCTCTAAACAATCTTGATGGTAAGTTCCAGAACTGAGGGTTTTATCTAGGCCTGAAAGTGGAGCCTCTAGGTGCTAAGGGGCCCATGCCCCAGGACACCATCTGTGTGGCTGGCTTACTCTCCATCTCCTGTGGCCAGGAGGCAGAACCAGCCTGCTTCCCATGGAGCTAGGAAAGCCGCCACCCACCACATCCTCCTGGACAAGGGCTGCTAAGCCAAGTCTGTCCCTTAGGCCCAGGGTCCACAACTACCTCAGTGGCTGTGGGCTGCTGGCTCCTGCTCCTGGGCCTCCATCCTCACTGGTAAATGGAAGAACTGGGGCCAGCAGCCCTCAGCGCCCACTAGCTAGGGTCCTTCACAGTGCATGGGTGCTAGAGGATGCTGTAACCCAGGGCCTTTCACTGTGGACACAGGCATCTAGTACCCACCCACGTCCTTCCTCTGCCCTCAGGGACTTCCAGTCAGAATAcagaaccaggagctggtttCTGTTCAACCTAGccactccccttcccccacatacACCCTGTGCTTCCTCTAAGACCTGGCAGCCTATAATGGGCACTTCCTGCCTGGCCTGGCAGAAAGCTTGAGCCTCGTCACAGAGTCAGGGATGCAAATGAGAGCACTGCTGGGGGGCCAGCTCCCGCTCACAAAGGCCTGCAGCATCTAAGGGCTGGAGCCTCCAACTCGATCCTATGCGTCTCCTCCTGCAGAGGAGTCAAATAAGAAGCATCCGTTCCCGTGCCCCACCACCTACCGCACGGCCCTCACCTACTACCTGGACATCACTAACCCACCACGCACCAATGTGCTCTACGAGCTGGCCCAGTACGCCTCAGAGCCCTCGGAGCAGGAGCACCTACACAAGATGGCATCCTCCTCAGGAGAGGGCAAGGTGAGCCTGCGCACCCTCTGTCTCTACATCCCGCCCACTACACACACCCGCCTCCAGGCTGCCCCTACCTTCCGTCCATATCTCCCCAGGAGCTATACCTGAGCTGGGTAGTGGAGGCCCGGAGGCACATCCTAGCCATTCTCCAAGACTACCCATCCCTTCGGCCACCCATCGACCACCTGTGTGAGCTACTGCCACGGCTGCAGGCCCGCTACTACTCCATTGCCTCATCCTCTAAGGTGAAGGGTACAGCTCTGCTAGGGAGGGCAGTGGCTGCTGGATGCCCACCGAGGAAGGGCTCCTAGGGGGTTGAAGCCCGGCTCACACCAGTCCTTCCTCCAGGTCCACCCCAACTCCGTGCACATCTGTGCCGTGGCTGTGGAGTATGAAGCAAAGTCTGGACGAGTGAACAAGGGGGTGGCCACCAGCTGGCTTCGGGCCAAGGAACCAGCAGGAGAGAATGGCCACCGGGCTCTGGTACCCATGTTCGTTCGCAAATCTCAGTTCCGCTTGCCTTTCAAGTCCACCACGCCTGTTATCATGGTGGGCCCTGGCACTGGGGTTGCCCCTTTCATGGGCTTCATCCAGGAGCGAGCCTGGCTTCGAGAGCAAGGTAAGCCGCGGGGCTGTGGTTTTGTGGAAGCCAGGGTCAGGCCAGAGCTCCCCTTCACCATAGCCTCCCCCCTGCCCAGGCAAGGAGGTTGGAGAGACGCTGCTCTACTATGGCTGCCGGCGCTCGGATGAGGACTATCTATATCGGGAAGAGCTAGCGCGCTTCCACAAGGACGGCGCCCTCTCGCAGCTTAATGTGGCCTTTTCCCGGGAGCAGGCCCACAAGGTGAGGCGGGTACCTGCGCCGCCGGGCTGGGCCGCCCCATGAAGGTGGTGCTGTGGGGTCCCGACCCtgctcacagctgcccccgcCCCCAGGTCTATGTCCAACACCTGctgaagagagacaaagaacacCTGTGGAAGCTGATCCACGAAGGCGGTGCCCACATCTATGTCTGCGGGTGAGTAAAGGGACCGGGGAGGCACAGGGTACGGACTACCCACCACCCACAATGTCCCACCACAATTTCTTGTCTCCTGTTCTCCACCTAGGGATGCTCGAAACATGGCCAAAGATGTGCAGAACACGTTCTATGACATCGTGGCGGAGTTCGGGCCCATGGAGCACACCCAGGCTGTGGACTACGTTAAGAAGCTCATGACCAAGGGCCGCTACTCACTGGATGTGTGGAGCTAGGCGCTGCTGCCCTCCTACCCCTCGCTCCCTGGAATCACCTCCTAACTCCCTTCTGTGGCCTCCACCTCTGGTGGTTCCTGCCTGGCCTGGACACAGGGAGGCCCAGGGACT from Mastomys coucha isolate ucsf_1 unplaced genomic scaffold, UCSF_Mcou_1 pScaffold22, whole genome shotgun sequence includes:
- the LOC116068545 gene encoding NADPH--cytochrome P450 reductase; this encodes MGDSHEDTSATMPEAVAEEVSLFSTTDMVLFSLIVGVLTYWFIFRKKKEEIPEFSKIQTTAPPVKESSFVEKMKKTGRNIIVFYGSQTGTAEEFANRLSKDAHRYGMRGMSADPEEYDLADLSSLPEIDKSLVVFCMATYGEGDPTDNAQDFYDWLQETDVDLTGVKFAVFGLGNKTYEHFNAMGKYVDQRLEQLGAQRIFELGLGDDDGNLEEDFITWREQFWPAVCEFFGVEATGEESSIRQYELVVHEDMDTAKVYTGEMGRLKSYENQKPPFDAKNPFLAAVTTNRKLNQGTERHLMHLELDISDSKIRYESGDHVAVYPANDSTLVNQIGEILGADLDVVMSLNNLDEESNKKHPFPCPTTYRTALTYYLDITNPPRTNVLYELAQYASEPSEQEHLHKMASSSGEGKELYLSWVVEARRHILAILQDYPSLRPPIDHLCELLPRLQARYYSIASSSKVHPNSVHICAVAVEYEAKSGRVNKGVATSWLRAKEPAGENGHRALVPMFVRKSQFRLPFKSTTPVIMVGPGTGVAPFMGFIQERAWLREQGKEVGETLLYYGCRRSDEDYLYREELARFHKDGALSQLNVAFSREQAHKVYVQHLLKRDKEHLWKLIHEGGAHIYVCGDARNMAKDVQNTFYDIVAEFGPMEHTQAVDYVKKLMTKGRYSLDVWS